Proteins encoded together in one Gemmatimonadota bacterium window:
- a CDS encoding FAD-dependent oxidoreductase, with product MDKTDVLIIGGGAVGVCAAFYLREAGYEVTLVDRGEIGSGASHGNMGLVVPSHSVPLAAPGVVSQGLKWMFKPDSPFYIKPRLDPSLIRWLWAFWKASSEGRMHRAIPLIRDMSLHSLSLFDELNGLDGVDFDYHQRGVVAVYGTQDGL from the coding sequence ATGGACAAGACCGACGTATTGATCATCGGAGGCGGCGCGGTCGGTGTCTGTGCCGCATTCTACCTGCGTGAGGCGGGATACGAAGTCACCCTCGTGGATCGCGGGGAGATCGGATCCGGCGCTTCCCACGGCAACATGGGCCTCGTCGTGCCCAGCCATAGTGTGCCGCTCGCGGCGCCGGGCGTCGTGTCCCAGGGCCTGAAGTGGATGTTCAAGCCGGACAGCCCCTTCTACATCAAGCCGCGCCTGGACCCGTCGCTGATCCGCTGGCTATGGGCCTTCTGGAAGGCGAGCAGTGAAGGCCGGATGCACAGGGCCATACCGCTGATCCGGGACATGAGCCTGCACAGCCTTTCACTCTTCGATGAGTTAAACGGTCTGGACGGGGTGGATTTCGACTATCATCAGCGGGGCGTGGTGGCTGTGTACGGAACGCAGGACGGCCTCTAG